The segment GGCAGTTACTTCCCTCAAGTggactttcctttttttggttttgttttgtttggtgagaagattggccctgagctaacatccgtgataatcctcctctgtttcatacgtgggacactgtcacagcatggcttgatgagtggtgtataggtccatgcccagggtccaagcctgccaaccccgggctgccaaagtggagcacatgcactcaaccactatgccactagacCGGCCCcggattttccttttttgtaggAGAAAAATGATCTGGAAAGGAAAAACAGTCTATTTTTAAAGCTGCTCTGAAGCCCAGTTCCTGGTAAGAGACTAGAGAgaagtccttttttttctttccccattcaTGGCATATAAGCAAGCATTTAAAAGTCCTCACATCAATTTCAAAGACTCAGTCCCTGAGCAACAAATTGAAATATTTGGGTGGCGGGGCTCAGACTTCTTGGCATTACATCATGCTGTGTTTTGTCCAGTGTCTGACAACCAGAAAAGGCTGAGATCCAGACGTTAGAGAAGTCTGCACGGAGGAAATGAAATGTAGGTGCAAATCCACTGCCTTGCCTCGAGCGGGAGAAACAAGGAGGGGAGCTGGACTGAAGCCATTCTGTACTTGGCACTGAATTCTGACTTAACTCCTGCAAACTGTTTCGCTTTGTAAAACACAAAGAGAGTGGATGAGGTCTGAGGGACCCTTTTGCAACACTGACATCAAGAGCACAGAGCGCCCTTCCCACCAAACGAAGGCATGACCTCCCCATCCGCGGGTCTGGCAGAACGTGGTTCCTGACACCACGAAATAAAATGAAGCCACACATCGTGCAGAAGACCACGATCGTAATGAAATAAATACGAAGGTCCAACAAGATTTCTGGCAGGTTCTAAAGTGTGAGTGATCTGGGGATCGTGGTGGCTGGACTTGTTCCAagaacttagcacactgcctggagGAAAGGGGGCTGATTCACAATCAAGaccccgggatttgaacccaactCGGCTCCATAAAAGGTCTGGGACTCCGGCAGGTCCCTTCATATGCCCTGCGTCAGGTCCTGCTTCTAAAGCCAGGACAATGACACCTCCCCCACAATGGtgcaaggattaaataaaatagccATATGAAGACATTCTGGAATCTAGTCAGTCCTCTCACCTTATAAACTGCCTCCAGTTCACCCCCTTTCCGTGATTAATATGTTAGACTTCAAATCTGTAAAAATACATTGGGTACACGCTGTTAGCCAAAGATAGAATCGCTCTGACAGAATCTGAAAGAACGAGAAAGAATTGGCTCATATTCAAAACCAAAGACAGCAAAATATTAGCCATGCAGAGCTCTGAGAGAGCGTGAGTAATTCTGGATGGTGGGACTTCCTGAATAGACGGGGGGTTTCCTCCTAAGAATcgaaacattaaaaacaaacaaaccaaaaagaagcaaacaaactACCGGGGATAAAAACCATCCCGAATATAATTCAACTCGTTGGTGGCCTTATGGAGCACATTTTGAGGCtcgttttccttttccttgaagaTTATTTCATCATTGTTCTGAACACACAGAGCAGCCATCCAGCAATAACACTGATGGCATTCGTAGGACTGACTCTAAAGGGCTTAATCCAAcccctaattttacagatgagaaaatgaagcccagagagattaagagaTTCATCCAAGCCACACAGCTAGCGGGAGACAGAGCCAGAACCCCGGTCTCCTGACCCTCTAGCTTTTCACTGCCTTTTAGGAGCCACTGACCTTCGTAGACCACCTGTGTCTCCTTGAAACAAGCCCGGAATCCCAGAATGTTTCTAAAGTATCCATGTGGGTACTAATTTACAGAGTTTTACGTCTTCCCTTCTCTGATGTCCACGGATCACGTTCACTTACGCAAACCCCACTGTAGCGTGTATGCGTTTCGCTTTTAAGGGCTCCTTTTATTCTTCACGTGAGGTTTAAACGTCTTCAAAACTCAGGTGTCTGCTCTCTAAGCAGGACCTTCTGATTCACCCGAGCAGTAAGCATTAAGCAGCCGTGCTGAATGGAATAGAAGCAGCCACCCAACGGATGCAGCTCGAAGGAAGCACCAGGGATAATGCCCTCTCCTACCCAGGTCCATGTCCTATCCATTTCGACAAGACACCACAGCTTCCAAAGCAGTCTCCAACGTTACCCACGGATTAACTAGAAATTAAAGTACTccaaacacatatacacattgCCTAGCTGGGTTGCCACAGAGTTTTATCTCAAGAGCACTTAGCATAGCACCATACACAGTGCTAACACACCCACACAGGATATGGTAGAGGATGCTGGACTTCAAACATCTATAATCCCAACTCCAGCGAGGCGAGGTCACCAGACCAAAGAACTCCGTTAACAGGGGCGGACGAGGCACTGCCAACTCTGAACAGTGTTTGTGACAATAAACacaataaagacaaaaatttttcTTCCCCAATTTGCTTGAGCACATCAGccattttttagaaattaaattcatCTATGATTGCAAAGTTCAATAGAACTGCTCATCCCTGGAACACGCAGGCTCCAAGGAGGTAGTCCCCACGGTATGGACTCAGGAAGATGGAACTGCCATCCCAGCCCAGCGCAGAAACACAGGTCCTGCCGCCATGGCTGAGGGGCCACTTAACTCCCAGCGCACTGCCTGCCCAATCATACCCAAAGAAACGTGGGGACTGCCCCCCACCTGGCCCCAGCAGCCACCGCACacaagtggaagagggagggtTCACTTTGCAAGGCTTGTAGCCTCTCCTGCTGCGTTCCCACCATTGATGAGcaggaaaagaattaaaactcTTCTTCAAAACCTCAGCTTTCTCAACTTGTCTCACAGATGTTGCTCTTTGCCCCAAAGCAATTTTACCAAAACCGGTTCCCGGGAGTGCCTCAACCTTTGTCCCCTTGCATTTCAGATAATCATTTCCGCAACTTTCCACCACTGCCTTCTCCGTTCCTTTGCCCCCTGGGGACCACGAGCCAATGCGGACCTGCTCGGCGTCGCTCGCCCGGGACCGCAGTTCTCTAGTCTCTACTTCGAGTCGACCTATCATTTCCAATGACCGCACAAACACATCCCAGAGATAACGGATATCGCACCAGAGGCTTTGATGCCGGAGGTGTACGTGCAGCATCTTAGCACTTGGCTTCTATGACAGTTTTCGTTCACACCTGAAACCAAAGCATCTCTCCGTTAACTCACTAGCAGAGGAAAAGAAACGAAAAGCATTTCTCGGGCTTGTACGACGCAGCCCTTCCAAGCGTGGGACGAACCTGGTCGGTCCCCAAAGGTTATCAACAGGTCGCAGCCTCCCCGGACCATCCCCGGGGGCCGGCTTCACACACTTCCCGCGTCTGCGTGGGGATCGGATAGCCGTGCTCTGCCCCCGCCGGCTTAGCACAGGCGGGACGGGCGCGCCCCACAGGGACACCGGGCGCGGGCCGGGGCGCGCTGTGTCCCCGCGCGGGGCAGCGGCGCCCTTACCTCGCTGACGATGGTGGAGTGGGCCTGGGCGTACCGCCAGCCGCCCCGGCACGGCACCAGCGGCGCCGAGCGGTTGGGGAAGGCAGCGAGGGGGTCGGCGCAGCTGAGCGcgcccgcggcggcggcggcggcggcggcggcggcggggacaGTGGCATTGGCCTCCTCCAGGAGGTAGCGCTGGCAGCGGCCGTCGCCCCGGCGATCCGGGGGCGCGGGGCCGAGGAGGGCGGGCGCCGTGCGGTTCCACTCCTCCTCGGGGCTCCAGCCGCAGCGCTCGGCCAGCGCGGCGGCGCTCGGCCCGCGGCACCAGTAGTGGTCGGGCCGGCTGCCCAGGAAGACCACGCCGACGAAGAGAAAGGCGAAGGTGACGCCCGTCAGGCACAGCAGCAGGAACACGCGCCGCTGGAAGCGCCCGAACTCGCCGGCCCTCTGCAGCGCCTCGTCGAAGGAGGGCATGGTGCGCGCGCCCGCCGGCTCCCCGAGCACGTCCTGCCGCCCGCCGCCCGGGCCTCCGAGTGacccgcgcgcccgccgccgcctcctccacCCGCCGCCTCCCCGGCGCACCCGCCCCACGCCCCCGGGCGCCGCGCCAGCAGCCGCCGCTCCTCCTGTCCCAGGGGCGCTCGCGCCCGCCACCCCGCCACCCGGCCCGGGGCGCCCGCGGCAGCCGTGCCCGCTCCCCGGGGGCGTCGCCGCGGGGTCGAGGTGGGCGCGCGGCTGGGCCTGGGAGGCGCGGCCTGGCGCAGCGCCACCGCGCGCCGGGGACCCGGCGGGGACTGCGAGTGACGGCACAGCCTCCGGCCTGGCGCGGAGCTCCATTCGGTCCCTGCCAGCAGCCGGCTCTGCTGTCGGCCCCGGGGCGCGCTCCAGAAGCAGAAAGTTCCAGGGCCACCCAGATGCTCCCGGGGCTCCTCGGACTTGGTCTCTCCGCTGTCCCGAAGGCCCCGGAGACCCCCTCCAGTCCTCAGCCCCTCGGTGTGCCGAGCCTGGTCCGCGCACCCCTGGGCCCGCGCTGTCAGGTCCTCGAACCATGCTTGACGTTGCCCTTGACCCATGGCAGAGCTAGAGCCACGAAGGATTCGGTTTTGGCGACATCTCAGAGATCGTCCAATGCTTTCAAAAGGGCAGCTGGGCAACCCACAGCGGTTACGCGACTTGCTCGGAGTCCTGGAAGTTCAAGGTGAGAAGGGACCTCAGGCCAGACTCCATACAGATTTCTTTAGCCAGGGCCGTCTGAGCTACTCTTGGCCTGAAATTGCCCGGAAAAGGTGCTTGTTGGTCCGTTTGAAtcgttgttttttttctttactcgCTCCCAAAGATCCTCAGAGCTGTGTAGGTCACCGCCTCCCCGTCTCTGTCCTCGGCTTGGCTGCCCTGTCCTTGTGCGCGCCAGCTTACCGGTCACCCAGGCTGAAGCCTTTGGGAGGCTGACCACCTGCCCTGCTGACAGCGCGCTCCCTGGCTTGGCCTGGCCTCCTACCTCCAGACGGGTTTTCTGAGAATTTCTCCAGTTCTTTTCCCCAGACCCCCACTCCCAGTTGTTCGGCCGTGTTCTGCCCTTACCTGGCTTTTCTCGAAGGGCCAAGTGGCTGATGGAGCACAGACTTAGGTGTCCTCCTTCCAGAACAAGGActccagagccaggctgcctCGATTCAAGCCGGCTTCATCCCTCAGCCGCTTGTGACCTTGAACAACTTACTGGCCCAGCCGTTtgtctcatctgtcaaatgaggctAGTACTCTCCTGGGGTCGGTGGGAGACAAATGAATTAATATAATAAAGTGCCAGAAAAGTGCCTGACGCATAGTATGCCCTTTGATGTGTTAGCTGTTGTTACTGTTCTTACCTGTTGCTGCCTAATTCTATGGGAGGTGCAGGGTTGTTCTAAGGGTTACAGATGCTGTGTGAGATGAAACACTGAAGgatcatttttgttgttttctccttCCTCAATCTTGGCTCTTAAAGCCCGTCTCTCACCTAGTTCACAATGACTTCTGTGTGCACATGTCTCTGGCTCCAGGGTCTGGTCCGTATTTTTAACAGCCGCCAGGACCCCAGACTCCATCTGTCCTCCTCCTACTCAGttttccctcctgccctcccctttGGTCTAACTATGGCCTCACCCCAGCCTCAGAATCTCGGTATCATCTCAGTGCCCCTCACTCCTCAGGGCTgcactcaaatgtcacctctgctCTGTCCCCCCTTGCCATCCAACCCTCCCATCCAACACACGTGGACACGTACCCTGTCCTCCTTGGCTCCCTTCCCTGCTTTTCTGTCTCCAAAGTGCTTATCATCATGTA is part of the Equus caballus isolate H_3958 breed thoroughbred chromosome 31, TB-T2T, whole genome shotgun sequence genome and harbors:
- the SLC22A3 gene encoding solute carrier family 22 member 3 isoform X2: MVRGPDSAGPGVRGPGSAHRGAEDWRGSPGPSGQRRDQVRGAPGASGWPWNFLLLERAPGPTAEPAAGRDRMELRARPEAVPSLAVPAGSPARGGAAPGRASQAQPRAHLDPAATPPGSGHGCRGRPGPGGGVAGASAPGTGGAAAAGAAPGGVGRVRRGGGGWRRRRRARGSLGGPGGGRQDVLGEPAGARTMPSFDEALQRAGEFGRFQRRVFLLLCLTGVTFAFLFVGVVFLGSRPDHYWCRGPSAAALAERCGWSPEEEWNRTAPALLGPAPPDRRGDGRCQRYLLEEANATVPAAAAAAAAAAGALSCADPLAAFPNRSAPLVPCRGGWRYAQAHSTIVSEFDLVCVNAWMLDLTQAILNLGFLTGAFTLGYAADRYGRIVVYLISCFGVGITGVVVAFAPNFPVFVVFRFLQGVFGKGTWITCYVIVTEIVGSKQRRIVGIVIQMFFTLGIIILPGIAYFIPNWQGIQLAITLPNFLFLLYYWVVPESPRWLITRKKGDKALKILRSIAKCNGKYLSPSYSEDK